The following are encoded in a window of Acipenser ruthenus chromosome 26, fAciRut3.2 maternal haplotype, whole genome shotgun sequence genomic DNA:
- the LOC131701648 gene encoding protein PIMREG-like isoform X1 — protein sequence MTSSVLQSVGVAVGWRSHSVLEDEPDSPLPDRFRKRPSSSSLNTLRMSLRKRLPLRSVTLNMQENPTWEALESRQKPGAMRSLTRSARSTLGNVSQRIQKSCVPREDCLVQTPGKPPAGEKQKSQAARTPRKNSTRPPAASPKYNPKHPPKSGSKRPPRAARTPEAGGSLRAGKGWSGRRKLVRMAALRSPFASPSRRQFDTDLESVSTGLSKLKKLSQVFDDVIGKDERDQAVENYKQLMVESYESSQHKGTRRASIRNNTARIRDTVHSWKDAALSNIRKGN from the exons ATGACCTCCTCAGTGTTGCAGAGCGTGGGCGTGGCGGTGGGCTGGCGTTCACACAGTGTCCTGGAGGACGAACCTGACAGCCCGCTCCCCGACCGCTTCCGCAAGCGCCCCTCGTCCAGCTCGCTCAACACGCTGCGCATGTCCCTGCGCAAGAGGCTGCCGCTGCGCAGCGTGACTCTCAACATGCAGGAGAACCCCACTTGGgaggcgctggagagcaggcaGAAACCCGGGGCCATGCGCAGCCTGACCCGCAGTGCTCGCAGCACCCTGGGCAACGTGTCCCAG AGAATCCAGAAGAGCTGCGTGCCCCGGGAAGACTGTTTGGTCCAGACCCCCGGCAAGCCCCCCGCTGGAGAGAAACAGAAGAGCCAGGCTGCCCGCACGCCCCGGAAAAACAGCACCCGCCCGCCTGCGGCCTCCCCCAAATACAACCCCAAACACCCCCCCAAATCGGGCTCCAAGAGGCCCCCCCGCGCTGCCAGGACCCCTGAGGCTGGCGGCTCCTTGCGGGCCGGGAAGGGGTGGAGCGGCAGGAGGAAGCTGGTTCGAATGGCGGCCCTGAGGAGCCCCTTTGCCTCCCCCAGCAGAAG GCAGTTTGACACAGACCTCGAGTCCGTGTCCACGGGGCTGAGCAAGCTGAAGAAGCTCTCCCAGGTCTTCGATGACGTCATCGGGAAAGATGAGCG TGATCAAGCCGTTGAAAACTACAAGCAGCTTATGGTAGAGAGCTACGAGTCCTCTCAACACAAGGGGACGCGCAGAGCATCCATCCGAAACAACACTGCCAGGATTCGGGACACCGTCCACAGCTGGAAAGATGCAGCCTTATCAAACATTCGCAAAGGAAACTGA
- the LOC131701648 gene encoding protein PIMREG-like isoform X2: MTSSVLQSVGVAVGWRSHSVLEDEPDSPLPDRFRKRPSSSSLNTLRMSLRKRLPLRSVTLNMQENPTWEALESRQKPGAMRSLTRSARSTLGNVSQRIQKSCVPREDCLVQTPGKPPAGEKQKSQAARTPRKNSTRPPAASPKYNPKHPPKSGSKRPPRAARTPEAGGSLRAGKGWSGRRKLVRMAALRSPFASPSRRQFDTDLESVSTGLSKLKKLSQVFDDVIGKDERSDLALPLICGVSGAAGK; the protein is encoded by the exons ATGACCTCCTCAGTGTTGCAGAGCGTGGGCGTGGCGGTGGGCTGGCGTTCACACAGTGTCCTGGAGGACGAACCTGACAGCCCGCTCCCCGACCGCTTCCGCAAGCGCCCCTCGTCCAGCTCGCTCAACACGCTGCGCATGTCCCTGCGCAAGAGGCTGCCGCTGCGCAGCGTGACTCTCAACATGCAGGAGAACCCCACTTGGgaggcgctggagagcaggcaGAAACCCGGGGCCATGCGCAGCCTGACCCGCAGTGCTCGCAGCACCCTGGGCAACGTGTCCCAG AGAATCCAGAAGAGCTGCGTGCCCCGGGAAGACTGTTTGGTCCAGACCCCCGGCAAGCCCCCCGCTGGAGAGAAACAGAAGAGCCAGGCTGCCCGCACGCCCCGGAAAAACAGCACCCGCCCGCCTGCGGCCTCCCCCAAATACAACCCCAAACACCCCCCCAAATCGGGCTCCAAGAGGCCCCCCCGCGCTGCCAGGACCCCTGAGGCTGGCGGCTCCTTGCGGGCCGGGAAGGGGTGGAGCGGCAGGAGGAAGCTGGTTCGAATGGCGGCCCTGAGGAGCCCCTTTGCCTCCCCCAGCAGAAG GCAGTTTGACACAGACCTCGAGTCCGTGTCCACGGGGCTGAGCAAGCTGAAGAAGCTCTCCCAGGTCTTCGATGACGTCATCGGGAAAGATGAGCG TAGCGACCTCGCTCTTCCTCTCATCTGTGGAGTAAGCGGAGCAGCAGGGAAG TGA